The nucleotide window TTTTCCCATAAGACCATTCTGTTAATTCATTGTCATCGTAACTTTTTATGACATCCTCTTGATTCGAGTCGGTTTTCGCGCCAATGATAGCAACCGGAATTCGGGTTTTCTTAAAAGATGGTGTTTTAGGAGTTGGTCCTTTTTCAATGTAAGATGGTAAATTCTCATTCGGCATACTCGTAGATAATTTTGCAATATCCGTTTGAACTGTTTTAAGTTCGATTGCATCATTTTTTAAACCTTCAGAAGACGCTTTTACTTTGATAATTCCAGCTTTGTCCGTAGCTCTAACAAAAATTCGGTTGACACCACATTCTACAGGAAGGCTTGATTTTCCAATATAATTATCAGGCCCTTGAGCGATTCCTCCTAAACAAATACCTTCTCCTTCAATAGCAAAATCAATCATATTTAATGCCGTTGGACAACGATTCCCTTTATCGTCTACCACTTCAACTTGTACTAAAGCCAAGTCGTTTCCATTTGCCAAAGTGCCTCCGGGTCTCTCGATTTTACTTAATTTAAGTGCAAAAGGTTTCCCCGCAGTTCGAATCTCATTTTCGCAGACTTTCTTTCCTGATTTATCATAACCAACAGCTTTGATGGTTCCAGGTTTGAATTGAACACTTGGAAATTTGAACAAAAATCTTTTGTCTTGTGTACCTTTTCCAAGACTAACATTGTTTACAAATAATTCCACCACATCAGCTGTTGAAACTACCGTAATGTCTTTGGTTACTCCGTTTTCATAGTTCCAATGTCCAATGATATGCGCATTTGGCTTGTCTGTATCAACCCATCCGTCCCAAATTACCTGATGTGAAAAATAATTGTCTTTAGGAATTCGCATCGCATCAACCTCCCCGCTTCGTCTATAATTTTCCTGTCCTCGGTAATGTGTATTTGAATCACTGAAAATAATATTAACCCCACCAGAACTCACGCGGTCTCCCGTACCTGGACGCATTTCCCAGTAGTCAAACCAACGCACCACATCTTCAATTGCATGAGCATCCTGATTGTGATTATACGGACTCGCATCGGCAATTTTGCTCCCATTGACATTTGAATGTGCCGTCCCGCCAGTTCCTTCTTTATGAAATGGAGGCGTAAACTCGTCCCAATATTTTCGCAAACCTTCATCTCTGCTGTACTCTGTCGCCCAAAACGGAATGTGAGCACTTTTATTGATATACAACATTTCCCCTCCATACTCTGCCACTTTACTATCAAGCATTTCACGACTTCCAATCGCTCTTCCTCCATAAGGATCGTAGGTATTTTTGATAGTCAGCATTTCACTCATATGCTCCTCAGAGATACTTTCATTTCCTGATTCGTAAAATAAAATACTTGGATTATTTCGGTTATAAATAATTGCATCTCTCATCAACTCGGTACGCTGCTCCCATCTGCGTCCTTTCACGTCAGCCTCTGCATCGCCAGCTGGCATAGCCTCTATCAAACCAACTCTGTCGCAGGATTCAATATCTTGTTTCCAGGGTGTAACGTGCATCCATCGTACCAAATTTGCGTTACTCTTAACCATAAGACTATTGCTGTAATCGCCCACCCATGATGGAACCGACATTCCCACAGAAGGCCATTCGTTACTCGTGCGTTGCGCATAACCTTTCATCATAATGACACGATCATTCAGGTAAACCATTCCCTTTTCAAATTTAGTCTTTCGGAAACCTGTGCGAATGTTCACTTTTTCAACCGATATGTTATCAACCAATAATTCACTAGAAACAGTGTACAGATAACCATATCCCCAACTCCAAAAATTCAAGTTATTTAATACTTTGGACGCTTTTAAATCCTTCGTTTCATTAGCCAATAAAGTATAAGAATCGCTCAAAAAAGAAGCTACTTCTTTGCCTTCCATATCTATTACACTTACTTTCAACTGTGCTTTAATAGGCTTTGTAAATTCATTTTTTACCTGAGAGGAAACATTTATAACAGCCTTTTTTTCAGCGATATCAAAATCGGTAGCATAAACATAAGTACCTGTTGTGCCTAATGTAGAAAACAACGGAAGCGTTTGATAGGCTTTTGGTTTAATATAAAGAAACACGTTTTTTGGAATTCCACCATAATTCGCATTAAAATTATTGTTATTCCATTGGTATCCCTGACCAGTAAGTTTCTCTTTGTATTTCCAATCATTATCAGTTTTTACTGCAATGATATTTTCTTGCGG belongs to Flavobacterium aquiphilum and includes:
- a CDS encoding glycoside hydrolase family 2 protein, encoding MKIKRIFYSIGFAILFLNVVCAQNNEPDRIKYNFNYGWKLNVGDPEQAKETTYDDKKWSNVNLPYAWNQSEAFKNDIYGLSTGIAWYRKSFQLPKDSNDKKVFIEFEGVRQMGEIYVNGTFIGRHENGVMAFGFDLTSYLKPYPQENIIAVKTDNDWKYKEKLTGQGYQWNNNNFNANYGGIPKNVFLYIKPKAYQTLPLFSTLGTTGTYVYATDFDIAEKKAVINVSSQVKNEFTKPIKAQLKVSVIDMEGKEVASFLSDSYTLLANETKDLKASKVLNNLNFWSWGYGYLYTVSSELLVDNISVEKVNIRTGFRKTKFEKGMVYLNDRVIMMKGYAQRTSNEWPSVGMSVPSWVGDYSNSLMVKSNANLVRWMHVTPWKQDIESCDRVGLIEAMPAGDAEADVKGRRWEQRTELMRDAIIYNRNNPSILFYESGNESISEEHMSEMLTIKNTYDPYGGRAIGSREMLDSKVAEYGGEMLYINKSAHIPFWATEYSRDEGLRKYWDEFTPPFHKEGTGGTAHSNVNGSKIADASPYNHNQDAHAIEDVVRWFDYWEMRPGTGDRVSSGGVNIIFSDSNTHYRGQENYRRSGEVDAMRIPKDNYFSHQVIWDGWVDTDKPNAHIIGHWNYENGVTKDITVVSTADVVELFVNNVSLGKGTQDKRFLFKFPSVQFKPGTIKAVGYDKSGKKVCENEIRTAGKPFALKLSKIERPGGTLANGNDLALVQVEVVDDKGNRCPTALNMIDFAIEGEGICLGGIAQGPDNYIGKSSLPVECGVNRIFVRATDKAGIIKVKASSEGLKNDAIELKTVQTDIAKLSTSMPNENLPSYIEKGPTPKTPSFKKTRIPVAIIGAKTDSNQEDVIKSYDDNELTEWSYGKNGNAAIEYELERKANINQVVMKLAGWRSKKYPIKISVDGKKVFEGSTPLSLGYVTLDFTPTKGKKVQIELLGSEKDSDAINLVEITGKVDQAGLNQTDKKIQRLPIVEIEFYEPLR